The following proteins are co-located in the Triticum aestivum cultivar Chinese Spring chromosome 1A, IWGSC CS RefSeq v2.1, whole genome shotgun sequence genome:
- the LOC123045173 gene encoding BTB/POZ and MATH domain-containing protein 2-like produces the protein MSFAGVSLIRDGRLRPSGSAINDTGAASGYHLLVVEGYSCIKHILKGSPIESRSFRVGGYLWSLKYYPNGSPWASPGDVSAALVLAQDDALENSKHLKDDGFTLRCDVVVVVEDVVNARGTGAAPPFVTVPPPDMQRHFTDLLAAQEGTDVKFKVGGQTIAAHRCVLAARSRVFKAELFGPMKESTATARAIHIEDTEPRVFKAMLAFIYSDSEPELEKEDGEDAMWQWPQLLIAVDRYNLQRLKLMCESKICGFIGVNTTTTILELAENHHCDGLRKACYNFLGAPGNLRAVAATDGFDDLITSHPSVMKELIAMLAP, from the exons ATGTCGTTCGCTGGCGTATCCTTGATCCGCGACGGCAGACTACGGCCTTCCGGCTCGGCCATCAACGACACCGGCGCCGCTAGCGGGTACCATCTGCTTGTGGTTGAAGGCTACTCATGCATCAAGCATATTCTTAAAGGCAGTCCCATCGAATCTCGCTCTTTCAGGGTTGGAGGGTATCTGTGGTCTCTCAAGTACTACCCTAACGGTTCGCCGTGGGCCTCCCCCGGCGATGTATCTGCTGCCCTTGTCCTTGCTCAGGAT GATGCCTTGGAGAACTCGAAACATCTCAAGGATGATGGTTTCACCCTCCGGTGTGACGTGGTTGTTGTCGTGGAGGACGTCGTCAATGCCAGGGGCACAGGCGCCGCTCCACCGTTCGTTACGGTTCCGCCGCCCGACATGCAGCGGCACTTCACCGATCTCCTGGCCGCCCAGGAAGGCACCGACGTGAAGTTCAAGGTTGGCGGCCAGACAATCGCCGCACATCGGTGCGTCCTTGCAGCCAGATCTAGAGTATTCAAGGCTGAGCTCTTCGGCCCTATGAAGGAGAGCACGGCGACCGCCAGGGCCATACACATAGAGGACACGGAACCTCGAGTTTTCAAGGCAATGCTTGCGTTCATTTATAGTGACTCAGAGCCGGAGCTGGAGAAGGAAGATGGTGAAGATGCGATGTGGCAGTGGCCGCAGCTGCTCATCGCGGTGGATAGGTACAATCTGCAGCGGCTAAAGCTCATGTGTGAATCTAAGATATGCGGGTTCATTGGTGTCAACACCACGACGACCATCCTGGAACTGGCTGAGAACCACCACTGTGACGGCCTGAGGAAGGCGTGCTATAATTTTCTCGGCGCGCCGGGGAACCTGAGGGCTGTCGCGGCCACTGATGGGTTCGACGATCTGATTACGAGCCACCCCTCCGTCATGAAGGAGCTGATCGCCATGCTTGCGCCCTAG